Sequence from the Lysobacter capsici genome:
CCCACCGGCCGGCAAACCCGCCCCCTCGCCTTCACCCGCGGCCCGCAACCGCGGGCCGCGCCCGAATCACCAGATCCGCACCCGCTGCTCCGGCGCGACGAACATCTTGTCCTCCGGCTTCACATCGAACGCCTTGTACCAGGGGTCGAAATTGCGCAACGGCCCGTTCGCCCGGTACTGCGACGGCGAATGCGGGTTGGTCTTGATCAGGTTGAGCAAGGCCTCATCGCGGTACTTGCCCTTCCAGATCTGGCCCCACGACAGGAAGAAGCGCTGATCGCCGGTCAGCCCGTCGATCACCGGCGCCGGCTTGCCGTCCAAGCTCAGCTGATAAGCGGTGTAGGCCATCGAAATGCCGCCGAGGTCGCCGATGTTCTCGCCCATGGTCAGCGCGCCGTTGACGCACTGGCCCGGCAACGGACAGAACGCGTTGTACTGCGCGCCCAGCGCCTTGGTGCGCTGCTCGAAACCGGCACGGTCGGCGTCGGTCCACCAGTTGCGCTGGATGCCGGCCGAGTCCGACTTGCTGCCCTGATCGTCGAAACCATGGCCCATTTCGTGGCCGATCACCGCGCCGATGCCGCCGTAGTTCACCGCCGGATCGGCGTTGAGATCGAAGAACGGCGCCTGCAGGATGCCGGCCGGGAACACGATCTCGTTGAAGGTCGAGTTGTAATAGGCGTTGACCGTCTGCGGCGTCATGAACCACTCGTCGCGGTCCGGACGCGTACCGATGCGACGGACCTGATCGTTGCGGCCGTAGCGGCGCAGCTGCATCACGTTGGCCATCAGATCGCCTGGCACGATGCTGACGCTGCCGTAGTCGCGCCACTTGTCCGGATACCCCACCTTCGGACGGAAGGTCGACAGCTTGCGATAGGCCTCGGCCTTGGTCGCATCGCCCATCCAGTCGATCTTCTCGATGTTGCTGCGCAGCGCCTTGCGCAGGTTCTCCACCAGCGCCTGCATCGCCGCCTTCGACTGCGGCGAGAAATGCTTCTCGACGTAGAGCTTGCCCATCGCATCGCCCAGACCGTCGCTGCCGGTGACCGCGGCCACCGCGCGCTTCCAGTCGTCGCGCTGCGCCTTCTGGCCGCTGAGCACGGTGCCGTTGAAGGCGAACGCCGCGTCGTCGATCTCGCGGCTGAGCAGCGTGGCGTTGTTGCGCACCGCGTGGAAGGTCAGGTAATCGCGCCACACCGGCAGCGGCGTGCGTTCGATCACCTGCACCACCGGCTCGACCGCGCTCGGGGTGATCACGTTGACCCGGTCCAGCGCCGGCAGGCCCTGCGCCTTCGCCTGCGCGGCCCAGTCGTAGCCCGGGTACTGCTTGCCCAGTTCGGCGAAGCTGGCGACGTTGTAGGTCTTGTCGCGATCGCGCAGTTGCGCGCGCTCCCACTGCGGCTTGGCCAGCTCGGTTTCCAGCGCGAGCACGGCCTGCGCGCGAGCCTTCGCGTCCTTGACCCCGGCGAAACCGAGCATGCGTTCGATATGCGACACATACGCGGTGCGGATGCCGACGAAACGCGCATCCGGGTTGAGGTAGTAATCGCGGTCCGGCAGGCCCAGCCCGCCGACGCGCAGACCGACCAGGTACTTGTCGGGATCCTTGCGGTCCAGATCGACGCCGAACCGCAGCGGCGCGGTGGTGCCGTCGAGGTCGCTGGCGCCGAAGGCATCGATCAATGCGCCCTTCGAATCGATCGCGGCGATCTTGTCCAGCACCGGCTTGAGCGGCGCGATCCCGGCCGCATCGCGCGCGGCGCGGTCCATGTAGCTGGCGTAGTAGTCGCGCAGCTTCTGCGCGTCGCTGCCCGGCGCCAGGTCCTTGCGCTGCCGCAGCGATTCGATGATCGCGTGCACCTGCGCCTCGGACTGATCGCGCAGCATGTTGAACGAACCGAAGGAAGTCTCGTAGTCCTTCAACTGATACGTGTCGAGCCAGTGACCGCTGACATAGCGATTGAAATCGTCGCCGGGCTTGACGCTCTTGTCCTGCGCGCTGAGGTCGACGCCGAAGCTCCCCAATTGCGGCTTGCCCTTGGCCCCGCTGCCGGCGGCATGGACGGACGAAACGGCGAGCGTGGCGGCCAGCGCCAGGCTCAGACTCAAACGTGAAGGCTTCATGGGCGGTCCCCGGTGGAAAGACAGGAGCCTAGCTCAGTGGGTGCGGGGGTGTCGTGGGCCGTTGGTTGGGAGCCAGGCTCTGCCCTCGCCCCCAGCGATATCCTTTGAACCGGTCGGTTATTCGGGCCGGGGCGCAAAGGTCCCGGACGTTGGACTCACAAAAAATGAGCCCTATCCCCCAGGTTTCCGCGGCATTTGGCGCTTCCAGCAGCCGATCTGTGTACCCGGAAACCGGTTGGCTGTATGGTCTGGTAAGCCAACAGGAAGGCGCCCAGCGCAGGGAGAAATCGATGGGAAAGCTCATTCCCAACCGCAGTGCGTGTCTGCCCAGGATGAATCCGGGCGAACGGCGTCTGGCGCACCGCCTGGAAGACAAGCTCGATGAGGACTACTTGTGCTGGTATGACGTGCCGGTGGGGCCCCGTCAGCGTTATCCCGACTTCGTCGTCCTGCATCCCAGTTGCGGCTTTCTGATACTGGAAGTGAAGGACTGGAAACTCGACACGATCGCGGAGATCGACCGCTCTAGGGTAACCCTGCACACCGAGCGCGGCCGATCGGTGGTCGAGAATCCGCTGATGCAAGCGCGCGCCTGCGCGATGGAAGTCAAAAACCTGCTCGAACGCGACGCGGCTCTGCGCCATCCCGAAGGTCACCGCCACGGCGGCAAGCTGATCATTCCCTGGGGCTGGGGCGTGGTACTGGCCAACATCACCCGCCGCCAGTTCGATGAAGCCGAGCTGGAAAACTTCATCCCCGCCCATCTGGTGTTGTGCAAGGACGAAATCACCGAGTCGGCAAATCCCGAGGGCTTTCAGAAAGCCTTATCGGATATGTTCATGATGCCGTTTGCCTGCCAGCTCACCCTGCCGCAGATCGATCGCTTTCGTTGGTCGCTGTTTCCGCAACTGCGCGTCCCCGAACAGGGAAAGATGTTCGACGCGCCGGCCGAACCCGCCGCGGAACTGGCCAGCGTTCCCGACCTCATCCGGGTCATGGACCTGCAGCAGGAACTTCTGGCCCGATCAATGGGCGACGGCCATCGCGTGATCCATGGCGTGGCCGGATCGGGCAAGACGATGATCCTCGGCTATCGCTGCATCGAACTGGCCAAGCGCCACGGCAAACCGATGCTGGTGTTGTGCTTCAACAAGACGCTTGCCGCCAGGCTCGAACAATTGATACGCGCCGCGGGCGTCAGCGACAAAGTGACCGTGGCGCATTTCCACGGCTGGTGCGGCCAGCAACTGTCCGCGTATGCCGTCAGGAAGCCGCTGCCCAATCTGCCGCCCGGCGAATACGCCGACGCGATGGTGGAAGCGGTCATTCGCGGCGTGGACACCAAGGCGATCCCACGCGCGCAGTACGCGGCGGTAATGATCGACGAAGGCCACGACTTCAAACCCGAATGGCTGCAACTGATCGTGCAGATGGTCGATCCACAGACCAACTCCTTGTTGCTGCTGTATGACGACGCGCAGAACATCTACGAAGGCCAGGGCCGCAAGAAATTCAGCTTCGCCAGCGTGGGCATCCAGGCGCAGGGCCGTACCACGATTCTGCGTCTGAACTACCGCAATACCTTGGAAATTCTCGCAACCGCGAAAGCTTTCGCCCACGACCTGGTGAGCGAGCACGAGAGCGACGACGACCACGTTCCGCTGATCGCCCCGGAAAGTGCCGGCCGTCGCGGGCCTATGCCGGAACTGCTGCAATGTCGGACGCCTTGGGACGAAGCGGCGACCATCGCCGATCGCATCGGCGCGGCGCTTCGCGAGGGCGCCAGTCCCGACGACTTCGGCATCGTATGCCGATCTCGCCACATCGGTGAACGGATCGCCGGCAAGCTCATCCAAGCCGGCATCCCTTGCGTGCTGGCTGGCGGCGACGCCAAGCGCCATCTTTTCGACGGCCCAGCCAGGGTCAAGGTGATGACGATCCATTCCAGCAAGGGTTTGGAATTCGACACCATTTTCGTCCCGGGTCTATGCGGGATTTCGACCAGCGAAGATCTCGAAACCCGGGCCAGTGAAGCACGCTTGCTCTACGTCGCGATGACCCGAGCCCTGGGCAAGCTCGTCATGCTGCACCACCGGCCGGCTCCGATGGTCGAGAAGGTACGCAATGCGATCGCCCAGGTCCGACAGCATCTGGAAGCGGTGTGAGGTAAGACCGGAAGGAAGCCGAAAGAGAGCGTTCGCGACGATAGTCGCCGCGACCGTCATGGCGTTAAGCCGTTGAACTCCAGCGAAAGCGCCAACCGCGGCAAATGCAGCTGCAAATCGGCGAACGCGGCCCGCAGCGTTTCTTCCCTGAGCACCGGATCGGCAATCACGCTCGTATCGAGGCTGAATTCCATCCAGGTACCGTCCGGGCGATCGGCAGGCTGCACGACACAAGGCCATTGCTGGACACCGCGCTCGAACCGCAAGCGCGTCCAATGGCCCTCATCGACGATCTCGACCTCCATTTCGGCGCACATTGGATTCAACACGCCCAGGCCGATCTGACAGAATTGCGAACCGATCTCGATATGTTTCTTCCGCGAGCTGCAGGCGCCCAGAATCCGCAGGAACGTCTCGGCCACGGTCCGACCCGGGTATTCGTGGTCCACATGCAAAGGCATGCCGCAGTCATAGTGAACGCTGACCCTTTCTCCATCGACCTGCATCCGGATCGAGGTACAACGCCCGTCCATAGCCTCATCGACGGCATGGCACAGCGACTGCATCGCCAGGACGCTAGCCAGCCCGGGCAACTCCGGATCCATATACATGCCGGGACGCCTGCGTACCGCTTCCGAGGCCGACAACACTTCGATTCGGTTCGGGTCAAATTCACTCATCGCCGTATCCATTGGGATTCGACAGGTATTATGCGCGCGGATTCACTGGACGACGCCCTGCACGCACGCAGTTCCACGGCACCCCCGAACAAAGAGGACGCTGTTTTTGTAGCGACAGGAATCTGCCCGTTTTACGCTCGTGAACACTCTACCCTTTAAAGGAACCACCCGCCGTGCCGCATTACTCAGGCCCCCTGCTCACCCGCCCCATCGCCGAGGAACTGCAGGCCGCGCGCGATGCCGGCAGCGGCGCGTGGACCGGTTCGCTGAACCTGGGCCGATCGGACGGCGAGGCGCTGCTGGAGGCCGAGGCCTGGATCTGGCGCGAGCAGCGCTACCCGTATCCGGCCAAGCTCAAAGACCGCACGATCTACCACTGGGACGGCGAGGAATTCGCGCCGGTATCGCGCTTCTCCGGCTCGCTGATCAAGCTGGTGCCGACCCAGTGGGGCGCGCCCACCTTCGAGATCGACGGCATCAAGATGCTGCCCACGATGAAGGCCTCGCCGATCGAGGACGCGCGCGTCAAGGTCGCGCTGGTCGAACCGCGCGGCAAGGTCGTGCTCGATACCTGCGGCGGCCTGGGCTACTTCGCCGCGTGCTGCCTGGAAGCCGGCGCGAGTGCCATCTACTCGTTCGAAAAGAACGAAGACGTGCTGTGGCTGCGCACGCTCAACCCGTGGTCGCCCGACCCCGACGCGGCCAGCAGCGGCGGACGCCTGCGACTCACCCATGCCGACGTGTCGCAGGCGATCGCGCAAATCGGCGACGCCTCGGTCGATGCCCTGCTGCACGACCCGCCGCGCTTCGGCATCGCCGGCGAACTGTATTCGCAGACGTTCTACGACCACCTGGCGCGCGTGCTGCGTCGCGGTGGACGCCTGTTTCACTACACCGGCAGCCCGAACAAACTCACCAGCGGCCGCGACGTGCCGCGCGAAGTGGCGAAACGGCTGGAGAAGGCCGGGTTCAAGGCGCAGCAGGCGCTGGACGGCGTATTGGCCAGCAAGCGCTGAATCACTCGCTGCTCATAATCCCGCGCCGCCTCAAGGCACCTCGCAGGTCCAGATCGAATCGGCGAGCCACAGATTGGCGCGGGTGACATGGCTGTACACCTCCTGGATCGGCGTTCCCGCTTGCGCGGCGCATTCAGCAGCCGCGTCGGCGCGTGCATCCTCGAGCGCAATGCCCGGGTCGTAGCTCTGACCGTGCCCGCTGACGTGCACCACGGCGGCCAGGGCCGAGCTTGAGATCAAGAACAACGACGCGAAAACGACCATGGAACGCTTCTTCATCGCCATTCTCCCGACAGGATCGAGCGTCCATTCGACCATGCCACCCGAAGGTGGCCGTGAAGACAAGGTAATCGCGCGGTAAAAACCGGACCCACGTCGCTTCGGTCACAAGCCGATGCTGAGAATGACACCGCCTAGTTGCCCGACGACGGCGTTGCCCAGTCGATGAAAGCCCCTATAAAAGAAACGAGGGATCAGCGCTTTCGTCAGCATTCTCCGGCGGCGGGCCGCCAATCATGCCGGCAGCCGATTGAGTTCATCCGCGCGCTTGCGCAGGCGGTCTGCGCAAGCGCGTAGCGTGCCGCCCTCGGATCTTATGGATTTCGCAGCGCCAAGCCGAAACCCAGGACGATCAAAAGCAAGGACAGCGCCTTTATCCCGACCGGTGCCGCAGCTATGGCCGCAACCGACGCTTGCGACATGGCCTTGCCCTTGTCGAGCGCGTCGACGAGCAGCGTGAAGGGAAACGCCCGCGTTGCGGCTCCTTGCGCGGGTGCGGATGCGGATGCTTGCGCGGCAAGCGTGCCGCCTTCATTCCCGCCGGCCGGAGCGACGGCCACCGTGCTATCGACCGGAATGCTCACCCGGATCGGCACGTTGGCGTAGAGCGCTTCCTGGTAGCCAAGGCTGGGACCGTCGTCGGCATCGGGCAGCGGCACGCGGATATGGGAAATTCCTGCCGATGGCCGAGTCACGCTAATGGGCTTGCCCGCGCGGGGGACTATGCCCGGCAAGACATGCTCGTACATCCCCGGCTTGAGCGCGACCGACAGCGTGATGTTGAGTTCCTTCGCGGACAGGTCGTGGATCGGATCGCTGGCGCTCAGATCCCAACTCGTTCCATTGTCGTGGAGTTGGATCAGCGCCGGCTGATCGACCGTGACCGTCATGCCCGCGCCCCAGGTCGCGGCACCCTCGGCATGGAAAGCCAACTGCAGCGTCCGCGTGCCGCGATCGTAAATTCCCTGGAGCTTCTCGTCGTTGGCCACCACCTTGATCCGCTCCTGCAGCGCGAGCAGACGCGCGGGCATCTGTTCGATGCCGATGTTCGGCACGATTTCGTAGTGGTAGTTCGCTGCTTGCGGGTGGGTGCCGTGATCGATCGCCAGGTGGATCAGATTGACCGCGGGATCCGCGTCGGTGTCGGTCGGGACGATGGCGCTGCCGCCGCGGATGCGCACCTGCTGGGCCTGCGTCGGAAACACGAAATAACCCGTTCGGCCCTGATGGAACCAGGAAGGCGCGTTGACGGCGAGGGTCTGATCTAGCGCGGCTCCCTGGGTCACCGTCGTTTGCGCGCCGCCGCCGATCGAATAGGTCAGATTGCCTGCCCAGCGAGTCTGATCCAGGGTGGTGAGAATCGCACGACCTTGCCCGGCGGCGCGGCGCGCGATGCCGCTGCCGAGCGCGATCGCTTCATCGCCCGGAAAGAACCAGGCCTTGTCCGCGCGCGCGCTCGCGTAGGTTTGGGTGTCGGCGGGACGGTAGTGCATGGCGGCGAACCCGCGCACGCCATCGGAGGCCGTGCCGGCATAGGCGCTGCCATCGATTTGATCGGCATGCGCGTCGCCGGGGATCGCATCGGTGCGCAGTTCTTCGGTCAATCCGGGCAAGGCATGCCAGTCCCAGCGTTTGCGCGCATCGAGCGCATATTCCGTTCCCGCCGTCCTGGCGAACAACAGGCCGCTGGAGGCATGGAACAGCTTGGGCGGATCGTCGAAATCGTCGGTCGCCCCCATCGCGTCATTGCCCATGACCACCGAGAACATATAGGAGCCGGCATCGCCCGCCTGCCCGCCCTTGCGGTGCACCATGTAATTGCCGACCCAAAACGGAAAATTGCCGCTCGCCTGCTGGGTGCCGCCCTTCAACGCGGCGCCCCAAGCCACCAGTTCCTGCTCGCGATCGATCGGTGTGGTCGCCGGCCTGGCGGCGATCATCTGGTTGATGGTGGCGGGCATGGCGGCGGTGAACTTCTTCACATCGCCCAGATAACTGCGTCCCAGCAGCGCTGCATCGATCTCTCCGCGGTAGATCAGCTTGTCGTAGGTGTACAGGTACATATTCGAAATCAGGCTGAAGTCGCCGCCGCCCGCGTCCAACCCCAGCCGCTTGAACAGCGCATTGCCGTCGATGGGAGCGACCATCCACTCGTAGCCATAGGCCCACATCGCGCGGCCGTCCACGCCATCATCGTAGTGATGGGTGATCATCCCGTCCGGATGAAATCCGGACTGCGGATACAGGTGCGCGGGCACCAGAATGTTCGTCGTCCAGAACCGCAAGTCCTGCAGCGAACCGCGCGGCGACCAGCCCGGGCGGAGCTGAAAGCCCGGATAGGCCGAGAAATATCCGTCGTACCAGTACGGAACATAGGTGATCGGGCGGTTGTAATCGGCCCAGATCGTCGGCAAGGCCAGCCATCCGCGCAAGCGGTGGAAGTGATTCGCGTCGGCGAACGCGCCTTCGGTGTAATTGGCGTTGACGAGTTGGCCCCAACGCGCGGAAGGATCGTTGACCTCGCGATTGTCGATCGGCAGGCCGTACCCGATCTGCAGAAATCGCACCAGACTCTCATGCAGCGCCTTCGCCGCGGCGTCGCCTCGGGCGATGTCGTTCAGCAGGTCGGCCTGTAGCCATACCGCCGGCCCCGTCACCGCGTCCGTCCATATCCACGAGTGCGTGGTGTCGTTGTAGCTCAGGATCTTCTTTTCCCA
This genomic interval carries:
- a CDS encoding polysaccharide lyase family 8 super-sandwich domain-containing protein, encoding MPALAACLLSLSATAFAGETLLAEYFDIKTGSAAGTEVVGKVNLLSNKDAHKTPVPADYTLAIASDPSNLFQIVNQRDAQSRLFGALRVKAGQTVPAAPADYPLTVALQQRGVTLATASFNVRALAQTQLDKMLAYTKAYCVNQDRLFGRARYAEAEITRLIVETETNGGRFSGYEFYTRPITDYLPGGPGTGQGRKTLSTQWQEVASKIGGLGFAYQNTDSKYPLTYGPNGTPANHERLKNALYAALREYLDKVPIDPAQVIVNGSPIGGDYGDGIMRLWEKKILSYNDTTHSWIWTDAVTGPAVWLQADLLNDIARGDAAAKALHESLVRFLQIGYGLPIDNREVNDPSARWGQLVNANYTEGAFADANHFHRLRGWLALPTIWADYNRPITYVPYWYDGYFSAYPGFQLRPGWSPRGSLQDLRFWTTNILVPAHLYPQSGFHPDGMITHHYDDGVDGRAMWAYGYEWMVAPIDGNALFKRLGLDAGGGDFSLISNMYLYTYDKLIYRGEIDAALLGRSYLGDVKKFTAAMPATINQMIAARPATTPIDREQELVAWGAALKGGTQQASGNFPFWVGNYMVHRKGGQAGDAGSYMFSVVMGNDAMGATDDFDDPPKLFHASSGLLFARTAGTEYALDARKRWDWHALPGLTEELRTDAIPGDAHADQIDGSAYAGTASDGVRGFAAMHYRPADTQTYASARADKAWFFPGDEAIALGSGIARRAAGQGRAILTTLDQTRWAGNLTYSIGGGAQTTVTQGAALDQTLAVNAPSWFHQGRTGYFVFPTQAQQVRIRGGSAIVPTDTDADPAVNLIHLAIDHGTHPQAANYHYEIVPNIGIEQMPARLLALQERIKVVANDEKLQGIYDRGTRTLQLAFHAEGAATWGAGMTVTVDQPALIQLHDNGTSWDLSASDPIHDLSAKELNITLSVALKPGMYEHVLPGIVPRAGKPISVTRPSAGISHIRVPLPDADDGPSLGYQEALYANVPIRVSIPVDSTVAVAPAGGNEGGTLAAQASASAPAQGAATRAFPFTLLVDALDKGKAMSQASVAAIAAAPVGIKALSLLLIVLGFGLALRNP
- a CDS encoding class I SAM-dependent methyltransferase; amino-acid sequence: MPHYSGPLLTRPIAEELQAARDAGSGAWTGSLNLGRSDGEALLEAEAWIWREQRYPYPAKLKDRTIYHWDGEEFAPVSRFSGSLIKLVPTQWGAPTFEIDGIKMLPTMKASPIEDARVKVALVEPRGKVVLDTCGGLGYFAACCLEAGASAIYSFEKNEDVLWLRTLNPWSPDPDAASSGGRLRLTHADVSQAIAQIGDASVDALLHDPPRFGIAGELYSQTFYDHLARVLRRGGRLFHYTGSPNKLTSGRDVPREVAKRLEKAGFKAQQALDGVLASKR
- a CDS encoding DEAD/DEAH box helicase, giving the protein MNPGERRLAHRLEDKLDEDYLCWYDVPVGPRQRYPDFVVLHPSCGFLILEVKDWKLDTIAEIDRSRVTLHTERGRSVVENPLMQARACAMEVKNLLERDAALRHPEGHRHGGKLIIPWGWGVVLANITRRQFDEAELENFIPAHLVLCKDEITESANPEGFQKALSDMFMMPFACQLTLPQIDRFRWSLFPQLRVPEQGKMFDAPAEPAAELASVPDLIRVMDLQQELLARSMGDGHRVIHGVAGSGKTMILGYRCIELAKRHGKPMLVLCFNKTLAARLEQLIRAAGVSDKVTVAHFHGWCGQQLSAYAVRKPLPNLPPGEYADAMVEAVIRGVDTKAIPRAQYAAVMIDEGHDFKPEWLQLIVQMVDPQTNSLLLLYDDAQNIYEGQGRKKFSFASVGIQAQGRTTILRLNYRNTLEILATAKAFAHDLVSEHESDDDHVPLIAPESAGRRGPMPELLQCRTPWDEAATIADRIGAALREGASPDDFGIVCRSRHIGERIAGKLIQAGIPCVLAGGDAKRHLFDGPARVKVMTIHSSKGLEFDTIFVPGLCGISTSEDLETRASEARLLYVAMTRALGKLVMLHHRPAPMVEKVRNAIAQVRQHLEAV
- a CDS encoding M13 family metallopeptidase, yielding MKPSRLSLSLALAATLAVSSVHAAGSGAKGKPQLGSFGVDLSAQDKSVKPGDDFNRYVSGHWLDTYQLKDYETSFGSFNMLRDQSEAQVHAIIESLRQRKDLAPGSDAQKLRDYYASYMDRAARDAAGIAPLKPVLDKIAAIDSKGALIDAFGASDLDGTTAPLRFGVDLDRKDPDKYLVGLRVGGLGLPDRDYYLNPDARFVGIRTAYVSHIERMLGFAGVKDAKARAQAVLALETELAKPQWERAQLRDRDKTYNVASFAELGKQYPGYDWAAQAKAQGLPALDRVNVITPSAVEPVVQVIERTPLPVWRDYLTFHAVRNNATLLSREIDDAAFAFNGTVLSGQKAQRDDWKRAVAAVTGSDGLGDAMGKLYVEKHFSPQSKAAMQALVENLRKALRSNIEKIDWMGDATKAEAYRKLSTFRPKVGYPDKWRDYGSVSIVPGDLMANVMQLRRYGRNDQVRRIGTRPDRDEWFMTPQTVNAYYNSTFNEIVFPAGILQAPFFDLNADPAVNYGGIGAVIGHEMGHGFDDQGSKSDSAGIQRNWWTDADRAGFEQRTKALGAQYNAFCPLPGQCVNGALTMGENIGDLGGISMAYTAYQLSLDGKPAPVIDGLTGDQRFFLSWGQIWKGKYRDEALLNLIKTNPHSPSQYRANGPLRNFDPWYKAFDVKPEDKMFVAPEQRVRIW